Part of the Candidatus Eisenbacteria bacterium genome, CGCCACGACCCCTACGACCTCGTCGCCGACGGTCCTCCCGGCATGGAGTTCGTCGTGGCGGTCACAAGCCGGCATCCGTTCCGCGATCTCCCGTGGTTCCTGCGCGGCGGCGATCCGGACGAGGTGCGCTCCGATGACGAGCTCGAGTCCGGCCAGATCGTGGGCGATCCCTACGTCGGGATCGAACGGCTGAACCAGCGGATCATCGCTCCCGAGTTCGCCGACGACTCGGACGTCACCGAGACCTTCTTCTACATCCACCAGCGGGTCGAGTACCCGCGCTACGTCTGCGCCGACTGCCACTACGCGGCCTATCCGATGTTCGACCCCTACGTGGCCCATTGCTCCGTCATGGACATCCGTATCGACGCGACCTGGGTGCGCTACGCGCGGCCGCGGGTCGGCGTGGTCCGTCCGCGCTACTACTACTACGTGCGCCCGGGCGCTCCCGACCGCTATGCCGAGTGGAAGAACCGCCGGTGGTCGTCGCTGGACGGCGCCGCCACCCTGCGCACGCGGTTCGTCGTTCAGGGAACCCCGCGCACGACGCGCGACCGCCAGTCCACGCAGAAGCGCCAGCTCCCTCCCGAGTTCCAGGACCTCCGGCGCGCCCGTCCGGGGCGCCTCTGGCAGGGACGGGACGAGATCATCCGACTTCGCGAGCGTGTTCCCGACGTGGGGAGCGGAAAGGCGCGCGGCGGCGAGCGGCGTCCGAAGGGCGATGACCCGCGTGTGGCGCCGCGATCCACGCGCGAGAAGGAGAAGCCCTCGAGCCCTCCCAAGAGCGAGAGCCGCGAGCGCTCGCGCGAGCCGGACGATGCGACGAAGGGCCGCGCCCGCGAGGATACCGGGAGGAAGCGGTCGGACGACGCCCGGAGCCGCGATCGGAGCGGCGCGGACGAATCCCGCGAGCAGGAGCGGCGAGCGGAGCTGGAGCGCCGGCAGGAAGAGCACCGCCGCTGGGCGCGGGAACAGCGCGCCGAGGACGACCGGCGCCAGGAAGAGCGGCGCCGCGAGGAACAG contains:
- a CDS encoding DUF4384 domain-containing protein; the protein is MNPGRSQAHPAAALVAAASFLFLAPAAARAVTQVPAGAGAAASEAENVDAVPAQASSPEIAVDVWVNREEGGVYRSGESMRIFFRTNSDAYVLVYNIDTEGFIHLVYPYGPSDPLRVEAGRTYRIPARHDPYDLVADGPPGMEFVVAVTSRHPFRDLPWFLRGGDPDEVRSDDELESGQIVGDPYVGIERLNQRIIAPEFADDSDVTETFFYIHQRVEYPRYVCADCHYAAYPMFDPYVAHCSVMDIRIDATWVRYARPRVGVVRPRYYYYVRPGAPDRYAEWKNRRWSSLDGAATLRTRFVVQGTPRTTRDRQSTQKRQLPPEFQDLRRARPGRLWQGRDEIIRLRERVPDVGSGKARGGERRPKGDDPRVAPRSTREKEKPSSPPKSESRERSREPDDATKGRAREDTGRKRSDDARSRDRSGADESREQERRAELERRQEEHRRWAREQRAEDDRRQEERRREEQVRRKEEPRRTEPARREQDESSARERSNQEKKVEQNRGNERNREVERPGWTRDHGRGRQRG